Within Styela clava chromosome 8, kaStyClav1.hap1.2, whole genome shotgun sequence, the genomic segment gtaacattaaaggatttagcgaacatttctattttttatcacggtttgaagtttcaacttccaagaaaaaaaaaatgcattttttctatccggtttgtgactcagacgtCAGTgagcagcagaggatcattagtttttcgttagtcgatcgattagttgtgggggtacaaatgcataaaattggcgtagcaaatacgattatttaataaaaaataaaaatcgcatggaaagggttggGTGTTAATATATAACTACGATTCCAACCAGCGTTTTAAAGATGAATTCTGTACCTGATAACTCATCTCACACCTGTCTATGGGTATCTTATTTCTGATGCTTTTGATTGTATTGTTCAGACCTCCTGTTGTTACTACAAAGCTCATATCAGGCATTTGTCAACCTACAAACATGTAATGACAGCGCGATCTTCAGATAGCCAGACTCGGTCAAATAGTGCTCCCAGCCTCCcatgaatatttattgaaatactttcaCATCAAATTGTTCTAAACACAGTAGGCTATAATGTCTGCATAGAATACATAAAATTTCGGCATCAACAGTACCTATATTCAACAGGAAGTCACTAGACTTTGTTGTAAAACAACACTCTTAAGAAAGTGCGCATCACTATCAGCTCACACTATTATTAACGGGTGCACTATCAGACAAAAGAGTTGCAGTTTTTAAAGTTGCTGCATTAGTTTTGCTTGAGAGGTCAGTTCGCTTTTGTTTTGTATAATCAGATACAATCCCAATCAGGATATTTATAATATGTGATGTTGCAAATATGCCACCTACAATTCCGCACAACCGTACAAAAAATCTCCCAAGTGGCATTGACTGCTCTTGAATCTCTACTGCAATTGGTGAGAAGCTAtacttgaaaaatattccaGCAATTCCCATACTATTGTCAGTCAATGTCGATTGCTCGGACACAGAGAATTGATAAGTGTTTGTGTTGAATCGCCTTGAAGATATATGCGTTGCTACAGCATTTATGTAATACTGGAAAGTAGCACCTGGAAGGATTTGATAATATCATAAGAATGCTCAAAATATTAATCCAATCAATAAACACACAATTAAAGTCACCTTGAACATTAGTGAGATGTTCATCTCCATCTAAAACATTGATAAATCCGACTTTCATGTCCCCGAATGAAAAATGATTGATTCGATGCGAAAAGTTGTAATTTACATTGTTTGCTAAAAATGACAAGTGAGCATGTCCACCTCGCAGTGGTATAGATTTTCCAGCCACAATATGGAAATTACCAGACACTTTGTTCACCAATACATTTCCATAGAATctgaaattatcaaaattattctgTTTACAAAAGTGAAAACAGGCctgagaattaaaaaaatatcgagAGGTTTAACATTTTTAGTTTAGTAAAATAACACTGCGAATCACTCAAAGATGGACAGTGAAACACTATTACAAAGCTTGAAAAAATGCTTGCTTGTTTGttgatttaattgaaaaataagtaaatttatGAAGCAAATTCTACACCTGCATGCATCAAATGGTCCCAAAGAGGAATCCTTCTCTGCCTGAAAATATATCTGTGTAGCATTGAACCCATGTTTTATAGCAATTTCACTAATTTTAGTTCCATCATCTTCATCTAATAGCACAGCCTTTTTCTTCAATAATGAATCTCTCAAAAATGATTCCTCTGGAGAAAGTTCAAAGTTTACTTGCTTCTCTTTTATTTCCTGAATTAATATATCAATACATAGTGGAAATATAACATGTA encodes:
- the LOC120345341 gene encoding endoplasmic reticulum-Golgi intermediate compartment protein 2-like, which translates into the protein MLRHRGPRTVLTTVKELDAFPKIPESYSETSARGGAISICTFLLIFILVISEVGFFLDTRLKFKYQVDVEYNEKVWLNFDITVASDCRLIGADVVDVTGQAWVFTEEIKEKQVNFELSPEESFLRDSLLKKKAVLLDEDDGTKISEIAIKHGFNATQIYFQAEKDSSLGPFDACRFYGNVLVNKVSGNFHIVAGKSIPLRGGHAHLSFLANNVNYNFSHRINHFSFGDMKVGFINVLDGDEHLTNVQGATFQYYINAVATHISSRRFNTNTYQFSVSEQSTLTDNSMGIAGIFFKYSFSPIAVEIQEQSMPLGRFFVRLCGIVGGIFATSHIINILIGIVSDYTKQKRTDLSSKTNAATLKTATLLSDSAPVNNSVS